The Candidatus Eisenbacteria bacterium genome has a segment encoding these proteins:
- the rsgA gene encoding ribosome small subunit-dependent GTPase A has translation MTTIEQLGWNSYFEAQRDPELDRDLVPARIAEEQRGSYRILTEHGARYAELSGRFRHRAGAGETDLPCAGDWVMARVPAAPPERGTLSEDPSLIHRLLTRRTAFTRRAAGTRTVPQVVAANVDTFFLVQSLNRDLNLRRLERYLALLWESGAEPVLVLSKADLCDDPEPLAKAAREAAIGVTVLVVTAKTAGGLDPVLPYLQPGRTAALVGSSGVGKSTIVNGLLGEDLLRVREIRDDDRGRHTTTSRHLIPLPSGGMLLDTPGMRTVLLWEGEEGLDQTFGDIAALAADCRFTDCRHGTEPGCAIRAALESGVLAMERWLSYGKLLREARHEARKADVRLRMEEQRRWKRIAVAHRKRPDKRRF, from the coding sequence GTGACGACGATCGAACAGCTTGGCTGGAATTCGTATTTCGAAGCACAGCGTGATCCCGAGCTCGACCGCGACCTCGTTCCCGCGCGCATCGCCGAGGAGCAGCGCGGGAGCTATCGCATCCTGACGGAGCACGGCGCCCGCTACGCGGAGCTGTCCGGGCGCTTTCGCCACCGCGCGGGCGCCGGAGAGACCGATCTTCCCTGCGCGGGAGACTGGGTCATGGCCCGCGTGCCCGCGGCGCCCCCGGAGCGCGGGACCCTCTCCGAGGACCCCTCGCTGATTCATCGGCTCCTGACGAGGAGGACGGCGTTCACGCGACGCGCGGCCGGGACCCGGACCGTGCCGCAGGTCGTCGCCGCGAACGTGGACACGTTCTTCCTGGTGCAGTCCTTGAACCGGGACCTGAACCTGAGAAGGCTCGAGCGCTATCTGGCGCTCCTCTGGGAGAGCGGCGCGGAGCCGGTCCTCGTTCTGAGCAAGGCCGACCTGTGCGACGACCCGGAGCCGCTCGCCAAGGCGGCGCGCGAGGCGGCGATCGGGGTCACGGTGCTCGTCGTGACCGCCAAGACCGCCGGCGGGCTCGACCCGGTTCTTCCCTACCTCCAACCCGGCAGGACCGCCGCACTGGTCGGCTCGTCCGGAGTGGGCAAGTCCACGATCGTGAACGGGCTCCTCGGCGAAGATCTCCTGCGGGTGAGAGAGATCCGGGACGACGACCGCGGCCGGCACACCACGACGTCCCGCCACCTCATTCCCCTCCCCTCGGGAGGGATGCTCCTCGACACGCCCGGAATGAGGACGGTTCTCCTGTGGGAGGGCGAGGAGGGTTTGGATCAGACGTTCGGGGACATCGCCGCGCTCGCCGCCGATTGCCGGTTCACGGACTGCCGCCACGGGACGGAGCCGGGGTGCGCGATCCGGGCGGCTCTCGAATCGGGCGTGCTGGCGATGGAGCGGTGGCTGAGCTATGGGAAGCTCCTCCGGGAGGCCCGGCACGAAGCGCGGAAGGCGGACGTCCGGCTCCGCATGGAGGAGCAGCGGCGGTGGAAGCGAATCGCGGTGGCTCACCGGAAGAGACCGGACAAGCGCCGATTCTAG